The region CCCGCAGCCGTCGAGCGTTCCGATCAGCAGCACCCCCGAGCGGCCGAGGTTGCTCAGCGACAGCCGGCGGAACGCCACCCGCGAGGACAGGGCCGACGCCGGGAGGCTGACACTGCGCAGCAGCTCGCCTGGTGCCAGGGCGTTCTGCCCGTCTCCGGTGATGAACTCCGCCACCGGCAGCTCCCGGCTGGAGCCGTCCGGGCTGAGCACCGTGGCGGTGCCGTCCAGTCCGGCGCAGAGCGAGATCATGGGGCCGGCGGGGAGTGAGGTGCACAGGTTTCCGCCCACCGTGGACATGTTCCACACCTTGAAAGACGCCACGAAGGAGTCGCAGCAGGGGCGGATGAGGTCCAGGCCGGGCCAGTCGGGGGCCGGTGCCGGTGACTCTGCGGTCATTGATCCGGCTGTCGGTGATCCGGCCAGCGTGTCCGGCAGTGCGTAGAGCTCGGCAACGGTGCACGTGGCGGCGAGCTCGATGCCCGCATCTGTTACCGTGACTGCGGGCCAGCCGGCCGAGCCGAGGTCCAGCAGGCGCCGGAGCGGCTCCGGGCCGAAGGCGGTGCTGCCGTAGGAAAAGAGCACGGTGCCGCCGGCGAGCCAGGCGTCGCCGTCGCGCCAGTCGGCAGGGTCCGTGGTGCGGACCACGGCCTCAATGGTGTTCATGTCCATGCTGTCTCCTGGCGGGCTGATGCGGTGCCGGGGCGCGGCTCTGTGCTGAGGCGCGGCCCGGAAGGGAGGCGCGGTTCGGCGAAAAGGCTTTGTTCAGAGGGGAAGCGGGGCTCGGCGGGAAGGCGGTGGATGGGACCGGTGCCGTCTTTGAGCGGCGGGCAGGCCGCGGAGCCGCTGCGGGCAGCGATGAGCTCCGCCGTAATGGAGACCGCCACTTCGGCCGGCGTGACGGCCCCGAGATCCAGGCCGATCGGTGAATGCAGCCGGGCCAGTTGTGCAGGGGTCACGCCCGCCTCGAGCAGGGCATCGAAGCGCTGCCGGTGGCTGCGCCGCGAGCCCATCGCTCCGACGAACGCGACGTCCAGGCCCAGTGCGGTCCTCAGGAGCGGGATGTCGAATTTGGGGTCGTGGGTGAGCACGCAGATCACGGTCCTCGCGTCCACCCGGCCCGCGGAGGCTTCGGCGGCGAGATACCTGTGCGGCCAGTCGGTGGCGACGTCATCCGCGGCGGCGAAGCGGTCCTGTCCGGAGAACGCGGGGCGGGCGTCGCAGAGCGTGACGCGGTAGCCGAGCAGCTTTGCGGCAGGCAGCAGCGCGGCGCCGAAGTCGTTGGCCCCGAAGACCAGCAAACGGGCCGCAGGCATCCTGCTCTCCACGAGCAGCATGGCCGGCTCCGGGCCGGTGCCGTCGTTTTGTGGCACGGCTGTGCCGGAATCCGTGCCGGAAACTACAACCGAACCTTCACCGGACGTTGCCGCGGCGTGGGCCGAGACGGGGGCCGAGGTGCCGGCCGCCGGAAGGCAGCCCTCCGGCGGGGCGAGCCGCACCAGTCCGGTCCGGCCGCCGCGCAGCAGCGGTTCCAGCTGGGCAGCGGCCGCCAGCATCTGCCGCCCGGCGGCCGGGGCGCCAACATGGTCCAGCCCCAGTAGCGCCGCGAGTTCCGCGGAAGCGGCCACCCGGAAGGTTGCCGGATCGGGGATCACGACGGCCAACGCCTGTCTCTTATACACATCTCGTCCACCCGCCGGATCAGGGCCAGTGCGCCGTCGCGTCCGTGGCCGGCGAGCGCCTGCAGGTTCTCCAGCCGGAGCCCGCCCGGGGCCGATCCCAGCGGCTGGATGTGGACCTCCAGCTCACCGCCGCAGGTGAGCCCGACGGCGAACGCGTCCTCGCGACTGTAGCCGAAATGCTCGAGGCGGCTGCCGCCGTCGGCCATCACTTCGAGTGCCGACTGAACCACGGCCCCCTCAACGCAGCCGCCGGACAGGCTGCCCAGGATCCTTCCCGTTTCGGAAACCAGCATGGACGTCCCCGGCGGGCGCGGTACCGAGCCGCTGGCCGCAACGATGGTGGCCACGGCACACTGCTCGCCGGACACCGCCGGGCGCCAGCCGCTCAGAGAAGGCATTAGATCCAGCATGGCGGCACTCCCTCTTCCCGTGCGATGGTGCCCATATTGTCATTCCTATCCTTTGTACGGGGAAGCGTTCACCATGGCGCACGCATCAATTTGGTTGCAGTTGGTGGACCGGGGCGGGCCCCATCTGCCTGCCCCGGTCCGGTCTTTGTCGGCCGGCTACGCGCCGAACCGTTAGGCGCCGAGCAGCGCGCTGACGGGGCCGCGGGCGAAGTAGACCAGGAAGCCGGCCGTCACCACCCACATCAGCGGGTGGATCTTCTTGGCCTTGCCGGAGGCTGCCCCGATCACGGCCCAGGACACGAAGCCCACTCCGATGCCGTTGGCGATCGAGTAGCTCAGCGGCATGGTGACGATGGTCAGGAAGGCCGGGAGGGCCACCGCGAACTTAGAGAACTTGATCTCGCGGATCTGGGCCATCATCATGGCGCCCACCACCACCAGGGCGGCGGCGGCAACCTCGAGCGGCACCACGCTGGTGAGCGGGGTGAGGAACATGGACCCCAGGAACAGCGCGCCGGTGACCACCGACGCCAGCCCGGTGCGGGCACCTTCCCCGATGCCCGCCGCGGAGTCGATGTACACGGTGTTGGAGGACCCCGACGTCGCGCCGCCGGCCACGGCCCCGATGCCTTCCACGATGAAGGCCGACTTCAGCCGCGGGAACGTGCCGTCCTTGTGTGCCACGCCCGCGCTCTTGGCGAGCCCGGTCATGGTGCCCATTGCGTCGAAGAAGTTGGTGAACACGAGGGTGAACACCAGCATGGTCGCGGCGAGCCCGCCGATCCGGCCGAAGGCACCGAACATGTCGAACTGGCCCACCAGGCCCAGGTCCGGCGCCGACACCAGATGGCCGGACAGCACGGGGGTGTTAAGGTGCCAGCCGCCGGGGTTGGCCTCGCTGCCGGGGCCGATGTGGAAAATCGCCTCCACGAATGCCGCCAGGACGGTGCTGGCCACGATGCCGATCAGCAGGCCGCCCTGGACCTTCCGTGCCACCAGGATGCCCATGACCAGCAGGCCCACGATGAACACCATGGTGGGGATGGACGTGATGGAGCCGTTCTCGCCGAGCTGGACGGGCGGCCCGCCGGTGGTGGCGCGGACGAAGCCCGAGTCCACGAAGCCGATGAAGGCGATGAACAGGCCGATGCCGACGGTGATGGCCGCCTTCAGCTCCTTGGGGACTGCCCGGAAAATGGCGGTCCGGGCGCCGGTGACGCCGAACAGGACGATCAGGATGCCGTTGATGACCACCAGTCCCATGGCCTCGGCCCAGGTGACCTCGTGGATCACGGCCACGGCGAGGAAGGAATTGATGCCGAGGCCTGCCGCGAGTCCGAAGGGCAGGTTCGCGATTAATCCGAACAGGATGGTCATGACTCCGGCGGTGAGGCCGGTGACGGCGCCCACCTGCGCCGCGGACAGCCAGCCGCCGGCAACGTCCGTGGGGGCATTGTCCGCGCTGAAGCCGCCCAGGATCAGCGGGTTCAGGATGACGATGTACGCCATGGTGAAGAAGGTGACCAGCCCGCCCCGCAGTTCGCGCGCCAGGGTGGAGCCGCGCTGGGTGATCTGGAAGAAGCGGTCAGGGAAGGCGTTCGACGCCGGCGGCCGGGTGTTCGGGGCCTGCTTCCGCTGGCGCTGGGGTGCCACGCGGGGCCCCTCGGGGGTGGTGTCCAGGATTGTCATCTCAGCCACCGGCCCTAGTAATCGATCCTGGAGTCGAGCGTGTTCCAGGTGGTGAACGGTTCCAGGATGGCCGGCGCGCCGGGTTCGCCGAGGTCCAGTTTGGACACGGGCATCAGGGCATCCCGGTCTGCGTTGTCGAAGTACTCGTAGAAGACGGCGTCGTCGAAGCCGACGGAGGCGGCGTCGTGCCGGTCGGCGGCGAACACCACGCGGTCGATGCGGGCCCAGAGCGCGGAGGCCAGGCACATGGGGCACGGCTCGCAGCTGCTGTAGAGGGTGGAGCCGCGGAGGTCGAAGGTGCCGAGTCCGCTGCACGCGCGGCGGATGGCCGTGACCTCGGCGTGGGCGGTGGGATCGTTGTCGGCGGTGACGCGGTTGACGCCGTCGAACGCCTGACCGTCGGCGGTGACGATCACGGCTCCGAACGGGCCGCCGCTATTCAGGACGTTGGCGGTTGCCAACCGGATGGATCTGGCCAGAAAGTGTTCGGCCGTGACGGTGGTACTCATGATGCGACTCCCTTTGCTGTGGAAGCCTGTACCCGTGCCGGGACGGAAAGGACCAGTTGCGACGGTTACCAGGCTTCAGCATGTGCTTTTGAAGGTTAAGTTGCGCCTGGTAGATAGCTTCCCGGTGGCCGGGTGCCCGCCTTTGGCAAGATCGAGATTAGCACCGGATTGTGGCCTGCGCCATACTTTTCTGGAAACTTAATTTCGCGATGTGAAATCCATGTTTCCGGGCTGTCACTTCGCCTACCGCTCACGGCTGTCACATTGCGCGGGCATTGACGCCCTTCCGGAGCCGGCCCTACGCTGGTGCCGATCCGGCCCCCGTCAGGCGGCCGGGCACCTGGATCAGCAGACAGGCCCCTGAGCTGGAACGCATCGGCACGCCCAGACAGGAATCGCACATGACCCAGACACCTTTCCGCACCCCCGAACCCCGGCTCTGGATCAGGAATCCGCAGGCCGCCTACTCCGCCAACGGCATTGAACCCTCCGGCGGCGTAGTGGTCAGCGGGGGCCGGATCACGGAGGTGCTTGGCTCCGGCGAACTGCCGTCGGCGGCCTGCGAGGAGACGTTCGACGCCTCCGCGCATGTTTTGCTACCGGGCCTGATCAACACCCACCACCACTTCTACCAAACGCTGACCCGCGCCTGGGGGCCGGTGGCCAACGCCCCGCTGTTCCCTTGGCTGCAGACCCTCTACCCGGTGTGGGCCCGGCTCACGCCGCGGGACCTCGAGCTCGCCGCCACCGTGGCCCTCGCCGAGCTCCTGCTGTCCGGCTGCACCACGGCGGCGGACCACCATTACCTGTTCCCGCCGGGCATGGAGGACGCCATAGACATCGAAGTGCGGGCGGTCCGCCGGCTGGGGATGCGGGCCACCCTGACCCGCGGCTCCATGGCCTTGGGACAGAGCGACGGCGGGCTGCCGCCGCAGTCGACCGTGCAGGCGGCGGAAGTGATCCTTGCCGACAGCGAACGGCTGATAGGGCAGTACCACGAGCGCGGCGACGGCGCCGTGATCCAGATCGGACTGGCTCCGTGTTCGCCGTTTTCCGTGACCAGGGAGATCATGGCCGAGAGCGCCCTGATGGCCGAGCGGCTGGACGTCCGGCTGCACACGCACCTGGCCGAGACCCTGGACGAGGAAGAGTTCTGCCTCAGGATGTTCGGGCTGCGGACCGTCGACTATCTCGACAGCGTGGGCTGGCTGACGGACCGGACATGGCTCGGCCACGGCATCCATTTCAGCGACGCCGAGATCGCCCGGCTGGGAGCCGCGGGCACCGCCGTCGCGCACTGCCCGACGTCGAACATGCGGCTGGCATCCGGCACCGCGCGGGTCCTGGAACTCGAGGACGCGGGAGTGCCCGTGGGGCTGGGGGTGGACGGATCGGCGTCGAACGATGCGTCAAACATGATCCTCGAGGCGCGGCAGGCGCTGTACCTGCAGCGGCTGCGCTACGGGGCCCAGGTTCCTGTAGAGCGTGCGCTGGGCTGGGCCACCCGCGGATCGGCGGCGGCGCTGGGCCGGACGGACCTCGGCCAGCTGGCACCCGGGATGCAGGCCGACCTGGCCCTGTTCAGGCTCGATGACCTGCGGTTCTCGGGCAGCCACGATCCCCTCGCCGCATTGCTGCTGTGCGGTGCGGACCGGGCCGACCGGGTGATGGTGGGCGGGCAGTGGCGCGTCATTGACGGGCAGATCCCGGGGCTGGACGTGGCCGGGCTGATCGCCGAGCACTCGGCCGCAGCCCGGCGGCTCGTCGCCGGCTAGGCTCCCCTTTCCGGCAGGCTCCGTTTCGACCGTTCCCTTCGCACTCGATGCACGCAAACGTCTTGCGCGCCGGGAACCATCGAAACGGGGCCTATGCTGCGACATCCGATCGTTGCTAGCGTGGCGCCATGACTCCGTCGAAGACGCCGGCCGAGATCCTGGACATTGCCGGCACCGAGGTCCGCATCTCGAGTCCGGACAAGGTGGTGTTCCCCGAGCCCGGCCTGACGAAGCTCGACCTGGTGCGCTACTACCTTGCCGTCGCGGACGGTGCGCTGCGCGGCGCGGGCGGCCGGCCGATGGTGCTCAAGCGCTTCCCGAAGGGCATCGACGCCGAGCCGTTCTTTCAGAAGCGCGTGCCCGAAAACCACCCCGAATTCATCGACACGGCGGTACTGAACTACGCGTCGGGGACGTCGGCTGAGGAGGCCGTCATCTGGGATGCCGCGGGCCTGGCGTGGGTCGTGAACCTTGGCTGCCTCGACCTCAACCCGCATCCGGTGCGCGCGGAGGACCTCGAACCTGTCTCTTATACACATCTAGATGTGTATAAGAGACACTCGATCCGATGCCGGGCGTCGACTGGTCCCAGATCGTTGATGTTGCGTATGTCGCGCGGGAGGTGCTCGACGACGTCGGGCTCGTGGGGTGGCCGAAGACGAGCGGTTCGCGCGGACTCCACATCCTGGTGCGCATCTCGCCGCAGTGGTCGTACCGCGACGTGCGGCTCGCCGCCGAGACCCTCGCCCGCGAGGTCGAAAACCGCGCTCCGGGCCTCGCCACCGCGCGGTGGTGGAAGGAGGAGCGCGGCGAGAGTGTGTTTGTCGACTTCAACCAGAACGCCAAGGACCGCACCGTGGCATCGGCCTACTCGATCCGGCCCCTGCCCGACGCCCGGGTCTCGACGCCGCTCACCTGGGATGAGGTCCGCTCCGCCCGGCCGGAACAGTTCACGGTGCCCACAGTGATCGAGCGCTTCGCCGCGATGGGCGACCCCACGCCGGCATCGACGGCGCGGTCGGCTCACTCGACGGGCTCCTCGCGCTGGCCGCCGAGCTCGGCCCCGCCGAGAAGCCGCCGCGCGGCGGCGACGGCTCCGGCCGCCGGCAGGTCGGTGATGCCACTCATTGAGGTCGCCCGCACCAGGACCAAGCCCGAGGCGCTCGCGGCGCTCGACGAATGGAAGACCCTGCATGCGGACCTCGTCCCGGCCCTACACCCCGCCGACGTGCTCGTCGACGGAATGCGCGGATCGAGCTCGCTCTGGTACCGGGTGCGGGTGAACCTGCAGCACGTCCCCGAAGCGGAGCGTCCGCCGCAGGAGGAGCTCATCGCCGACTACGACCCCTGGGCCGGCAAGGAGTGGCCGGGGCGTCCGGCGTCCTAACGCCGGCGCCCCTCAGCGGATTGCGCGTCGCTCGCGGCCGAAGACCGGCAGCGCCCGCAGCCAGCGGGAGAGGCCGCGGGCCTGGCGGTCGCAGTCGGCCGGGATGTAAAAGTCGGGATCCGTGGCGCCGAACGGCAGATACAGTTCCTGGCCGGGCGCCGGGAATTCCGCGACGTTGTTCTTATCCTGCGAGTCCATCTGTTCCTCCTCGTTCTTGTGTTGCCTGCCTTCCGGACTAATTTCACAATCCGGAAAGTATTTTTTGTTATATGGAAAATTCTAGGCCGGCCTGCCGGCGCGGTCAAGACCCCGCAAGGCGACCGGTCACAATCGGATTTTTCAAATTGTGATGTACACCACGGCATGGCTGCGCTACGCTGGAAGGCAATTCGTGGCGCATGTCACGTAACCTGGGAGCAGCAGGCAGGGTCGTAATGAGCTGACATCAACTGATGTCGGCTCATTTTTTGTTGGGTCGACGGGACAAGAAACGCGTGGGAAACACGCGCTTAATTTCACTGTGGAACTTTGGTTCCACTTACGGAAGTTGGGAACTGACCATGAGCAACAACATCGTCCTCGGCAACAACCAGTACGGCAAGGCTGAAGTCCGCGTCGTCAAGATCACCCGGGACACGGCGCGCCACGAGATTGAAGACCTGAACGTCACCTCGCAGCTCCGCGGCGACTTCGCCGCGGCCCACCTCGAAGGCGACAACGCCCACGTCGTGGCCACGGACACGCAGAAGAACACCATCTACGCCTTCGCCCGCGAAGGTATCGGCTCACCCGAAGCCTTCCTGCTGCGCCTCGGAGAGCACTTCACGTC is a window of Arthrobacter sp. KBS0703 DNA encoding:
- a CDS encoding xanthine dehydrogenase family protein subunit M, with translation MDMNTIEAVVRTTDPADWRDGDAWLAGGTVLFSYGSTAFGPEPLRRLLDLGSAGWPAVTVTDAGIELAATCTVAELYALPDTLAGSPTAGSMTAESPAPAPDWPGLDLIRPCCDSFVASFKVWNMSTVGGNLCTSLPAGPMISLCAGLDGTATVLSPDGSSRELPVAEFITGDGQNALAPGELLRSVSLPASALSSRVAFRRLSLSNLGRSGVLLIGTLDGCGHLTLTVTAATKRPVQLRFGSAPDAEDLAAALDGAIPDSLYHDDIHGLPAWRRDMTHRLAGEIRDELDTRTGGMPSRVSGDFWPPQSPRRESTPQEGA
- a CDS encoding 8-oxoguanine deaminase, translating into MTQTPFRTPEPRLWIRNPQAAYSANGIEPSGGVVVSGGRITEVLGSGELPSAACEETFDASAHVLLPGLINTHHHFYQTLTRAWGPVANAPLFPWLQTLYPVWARLTPRDLELAATVALAELLLSGCTTAADHHYLFPPGMEDAIDIEVRAVRRLGMRATLTRGSMALGQSDGGLPPQSTVQAAEVILADSERLIGQYHERGDGAVIQIGLAPCSPFSVTREIMAESALMAERLDVRLHTHLAETLDEEEFCLRMFGLRTVDYLDSVGWLTDRTWLGHGIHFSDAEIARLGAAGTAVAHCPTSNMRLASGTARVLELEDAGVPVGLGVDGSASNDASNMILEARQALYLQRLRYGAQVPVERALGWATRGSAAALGRTDLGQLAPGMQADLALFRLDDLRFSGSHDPLAALLLCGADRADRVMVGGQWRVIDGQIPGLDVAGLIAEHSAAARRLVAG
- a CDS encoding NCS2 family permease; amino-acid sequence: MTILDTTPEGPRVAPQRQRKQAPNTRPPASNAFPDRFFQITQRGSTLARELRGGLVTFFTMAYIVILNPLILGGFSADNAPTDVAGGWLSAAQVGAVTGLTAGVMTILFGLIANLPFGLAAGLGINSFLAVAVIHEVTWAEAMGLVVINGILIVLFGVTGARTAIFRAVPKELKAAITVGIGLFIAFIGFVDSGFVRATTGGPPVQLGENGSITSIPTMVFIVGLLVMGILVARKVQGGLLIGIVASTVLAAFVEAIFHIGPGSEANPGGWHLNTPVLSGHLVSAPDLGLVGQFDMFGAFGRIGGLAATMLVFTLVFTNFFDAMGTMTGLAKSAGVAHKDGTFPRLKSAFIVEGIGAVAGGATSGSSNTVYIDSAAGIGEGARTGLASVVTGALFLGSMFLTPLTSVVPLEVAAAALVVVGAMMMAQIREIKFSKFAVALPAFLTIVTMPLSYSIANGIGVGFVSWAVIGAASGKAKKIHPLMWVVTAGFLVYFARGPVSALLGA
- a CDS encoding nucleoside deaminase, whose protein sequence is MSTTVTAEHFLARSIRLATANVLNSGGPFGAVIVTADGQAFDGVNRVTADNDPTAHAEVTAIRRACSGLGTFDLRGSTLYSSCEPCPMCLASALWARIDRVVFAADRHDAASVGFDDAVFYEYFDNADRDALMPVSKLDLGEPGAPAILEPFTTWNTLDSRIDY
- a CDS encoding XdhC family protein, with amino-acid sequence MPSLSGWRPAVSGEQCAVATIVAASGSVPRPPGTSMLVSETGRILGSLSGGCVEGAVVQSALEVMADGGSRLEHFGYSREDAFAVGLTCGGELEVHIQPLGSAPGGLRLENLQALAGHGRDGALALIRRVDEMCIRDRRWPS
- a CDS encoding XdhC family protein; amino-acid sequence: MYKRQALAVVIPDPATFRVAASAELAALLGLDHVGAPAAGRQMLAAAAQLEPLLRGGRTGLVRLAPPEGCLPAAGTSAPVSAHAAATSGEGSVVVSGTDSGTAVPQNDGTGPEPAMLLVESRMPAARLLVFGANDFGAALLPAAKLLGYRVTLCDARPAFSGQDRFAAADDVATDWPHRYLAAEASAGRVDARTVICVLTHDPKFDIPLLRTALGLDVAFVGAMGSRRSHRQRFDALLEAGVTPAQLARLHSPIGLDLGAVTPAEVAVSITAELIAARSGSAACPPLKDGTGPIHRLPAEPRFPSEQSLFAEPRLPSGPRLSTEPRPGTASARQETAWT